In Balaenoptera musculus isolate JJ_BM4_2016_0621 chromosome 19, mBalMus1.pri.v3, whole genome shotgun sequence, one genomic interval encodes:
- the CLEC11A gene encoding C-type lectin domain family 11 member A isoform X1 has product MHAVWLLGALVVPQLLGFRHGAWGAEREWEGAWGGSQEEEREREALMLKHLQDALGLPARSADENPEGNPEGKGAWATEKDGKGEEGEEEPTTTPYFSPSPSPTSEDTFTYILGRLAGLDAGLHQVHVRLHALDTRVAELSRGLRQLREVAGDNRDTLQALKEAQSRSEREHGRLEGCLKGVRLGHKCFLLSRDFEAQAAAQARCVARGGSLAQPADRQQMEALTRYLRAALAPYNWPVWLGVHDRRAEGLYLFENGQRVSFFAWHRAPSPEPGARPSAAPHPLSPNQPNGGTLENCVAQASDDGSWWDHDCERRLYYVCEFPF; this is encoded by the exons ATGCACGCAGTCTGGCTCCTCGGGGCTCTGGTGGTACCCCAGCTCCTGGGCTTCCGTCATGGAGCTTGGGGAGCCgagagggagtgggagggggcgTGGGGTGGCTCCCAGGAGGAGGAGCGGGAGCGGGAGGCCCTGATGCTGAAG CATTTACAGGACGCCCTGGGACTGCCTGCTAGGAGTGCGGACGAAAATCCCGAGGGAAACCCTGAAGGCAAAGGGGCCTGGGCGACTGAGAAGGACGGTAAGGGGGAGGAAGGCGAGGAGGAACCAACCACAACTCCCTACttcagccccagcccctctcccacctctgaagACACCTTCACTTATATCC TGGGTCGCCTGGCCGGCCTGGACGCAGGCCTGCACCAGGTGCACGTCCGTCTGCACGCGTTGGACACCCGCGTGGCCGAGCTGAGCCGGGGGCTGCGGCAGCTGCGGGAGGTGGCGGGTGACAACCGCGACACCTTGCAAGCCTTGAAGGAGGCGCAGAGCCGCTCCGAACGCGAGCATGGCCGCTTAGAAG GCTGCCTGAAGGGGGTGCGCCTTGGCCACAAGTGCTTCCTGCTCTCGCGCGACTTCGAGGCTCAGGCAGCGGCGCAGGCGCGGTGCGTGGCGCGGGGCGGAAGCCTGGCGCAGCCGGCGGATCGTCAGCAGATGGAAGCGCTCACTCGTTATCTGCGCGCGGCGCTTGCCCCCTACAACTGGCCCGTGTGGCTGGGTGTGCACGACCGGCGCGCCGAGGGCCTCTACCTCTTCGAGAACGGCCAGCGCGTGTCCTTCTTCGCCTGGCACCGCGCCCCCAGCCCCGAGCCCGGCGCCCGGCCCAGCGCCGCGCCGCACCCGCTCAGCCCCAACCAGCCTAACGGCGGCACGCTCGAGAACTGCGTGGCGCAGGCCTCGGACGACGGCTCCTGGTGGGACCACGACTGCGAGCGGCGCCTCTACTATGTCTGCGAGTTCCCCTTTTAA
- the CLEC11A gene encoding C-type lectin domain family 11 member A isoform X2 — MHAVWLLGALVVPQLLGFRHGAWGAEREWEGAWGGSQEEEREREALMLKHLQDALGLPARSADENPEGNPEGKGAWATEKDVGRLAGLDAGLHQVHVRLHALDTRVAELSRGLRQLREVAGDNRDTLQALKEAQSRSEREHGRLEGCLKGVRLGHKCFLLSRDFEAQAAAQARCVARGGSLAQPADRQQMEALTRYLRAALAPYNWPVWLGVHDRRAEGLYLFENGQRVSFFAWHRAPSPEPGARPSAAPHPLSPNQPNGGTLENCVAQASDDGSWWDHDCERRLYYVCEFPF; from the exons ATGCACGCAGTCTGGCTCCTCGGGGCTCTGGTGGTACCCCAGCTCCTGGGCTTCCGTCATGGAGCTTGGGGAGCCgagagggagtgggagggggcgTGGGGTGGCTCCCAGGAGGAGGAGCGGGAGCGGGAGGCCCTGATGCTGAAG CATTTACAGGACGCCCTGGGACTGCCTGCTAGGAGTGCGGACGAAAATCCCGAGGGAAACCCTGAAGGCAAAGGGGCCTGGGCGACTGAGAAGGACG TGGGTCGCCTGGCCGGCCTGGACGCAGGCCTGCACCAGGTGCACGTCCGTCTGCACGCGTTGGACACCCGCGTGGCCGAGCTGAGCCGGGGGCTGCGGCAGCTGCGGGAGGTGGCGGGTGACAACCGCGACACCTTGCAAGCCTTGAAGGAGGCGCAGAGCCGCTCCGAACGCGAGCATGGCCGCTTAGAAG GCTGCCTGAAGGGGGTGCGCCTTGGCCACAAGTGCTTCCTGCTCTCGCGCGACTTCGAGGCTCAGGCAGCGGCGCAGGCGCGGTGCGTGGCGCGGGGCGGAAGCCTGGCGCAGCCGGCGGATCGTCAGCAGATGGAAGCGCTCACTCGTTATCTGCGCGCGGCGCTTGCCCCCTACAACTGGCCCGTGTGGCTGGGTGTGCACGACCGGCGCGCCGAGGGCCTCTACCTCTTCGAGAACGGCCAGCGCGTGTCCTTCTTCGCCTGGCACCGCGCCCCCAGCCCCGAGCCCGGCGCCCGGCCCAGCGCCGCGCCGCACCCGCTCAGCCCCAACCAGCCTAACGGCGGCACGCTCGAGAACTGCGTGGCGCAGGCCTCGGACGACGGCTCCTGGTGGGACCACGACTGCGAGCGGCGCCTCTACTATGTCTGCGAGTTCCCCTTTTAA